From a single Patagioenas fasciata isolate bPatFas1 chromosome 19, bPatFas1.hap1, whole genome shotgun sequence genomic region:
- the MDH2 gene encoding malate dehydrogenase, mitochondrial has protein sequence MLSRLARPAAGLCRGLATTAQNNAKVAVLGASGGIGQPLSLLLKNSPLVSRLSLYDIAHTPGVAADLSHIETRANVKGFLGPEQLPECLKGCNVVVIPAGVPRKPGMTRDDLFNTNASIVATLTTACAKHCPEAMICIISNPVNSTIPITSEVFKKHGVYNPNRIFGVTTLDIVRANTFVAELKGLDPARVSVPVIGGHAGKTIIPLISQCTPKVDFPQDQLEKLTGRIQEAGTEVVKAKAGAGSATLSMAYAGARFVFSLVDAMNGKEGVIECAFVRSEETESPYFSTPLLLGKNGIEKNLGIGKISPFEEKMVAEAMSELKASIKKGEEFAKNFK, from the exons ATGCTGTCCCGCCTCGCCCGCCCCGCTGCCGGCCTGTGCCGCGGCCTCGCCACCACCGCGCAG aacaatGCCAAGGTGGCCGTGCTGGGGGCCTCGGGAGGCATTGGGCagcccctctccctcctcctgaagAACAGCCCGCTGGTGAGCAGGCTCAGCCTCTACGATATCGCTCACACTCCAGGCGTTGCCGCCGACCTCAGCCACATCGAGACAAGAGCGAATGTTAAAG GATTCCTGGGACCTGAGCAGTTGCCAGAATGTCTGAAGGGCTGCAATGTTGTAGTTATTCCTGCGGGAGTCCCTAGAAAACCAG GTATGACCCGTGATGACCTGTTCAACACCAATGCCAGCATTGTTGCTACTTTGACAACTGCCTGTGCAAAGCACTGTCCAGAAGCCATGATCTGTATTATTTCTAACCCG GTGAATTCAACCATCCCGATAACTTCAGAAGTGTTCAAGAAGCATGGTGTGTATAATCCCAACAGAATCTTTGGCGTTACAACACTGGACATTGTCAGAGCAAATACTTTTGTGGCTGAATTAAAG GGCTTAGACCCAGCTCGAGTCAGTGTTCCGGTTATTGGTGGCCATGCTGGGAAAACCATCATCCCTCTGATCTCTCAG TGCACTCCAAAAGTGGACTTTCCTCAGGATCAACTGGAAAAGCTTACAGGGAGGATTCAAGAAGCTGGCACTGAAGTTGTCAAAGCTAAAGCAGGAGCAG GATCTGCCACCTTGTCTATGGCCTATGCTGGTGCTCGGTTTGTGTTCTCTCTGGTGGATGCAATGAATGGAAAGGAAGGGGTTATCGAATGTGCCTTTGTTCGATCTGAAGAGACGGAAAGCCCGTACTTCTCCACACCTCTGCTGCTGGGA AAAAATGGAATTGAGAAGAACCTGGGTATTGGCAAGATCTCCCCCTTCGAAGAGAAGATGGTTGCTGAGGCCATGTCTGAGCTGAAGGCTTCCATTAAGAAAGGAGAGGAGTTTGCAAAGAACTTCAAGTGA